One part of the Sciurus carolinensis chromosome 6, mSciCar1.2, whole genome shotgun sequence genome encodes these proteins:
- the Tigd6 gene encoding tigger transposable element-derived protein 6: MANKGNKKRRQFSLEEKMKVVEAVDSGKRKGDVAKEFGITPSTLSTFLKDRAKFEEKVRKSSVGPQRKRMRNAFYDDIDKAVFAWFQEIHAKNILVTGSVIRKKALNLANMLGYDNFQASVGWLNRFRDRHGIALKAVCREDGDRLMNGLGIDKVNEWHAGEIIKLIADYSPDDIFNADEAGVFFQLLPQHTLAAKGDHCRGGKKAKQRLTALFCCNASGTEKMRPLIVGRSASPRCFKNVHSLPCDYRANQWAWMTQDLFNEWLMQVDARMKRAERRILLLIDNCSAHNMLPRLERIQVGYLPSNCTAVLQPLNLGIIHTMKMLYRSYLLKQILLKHTGNKDQEKVDIKQAIDMIAAAWWSVKQSTVVKCWQKAGIIPMELTDSGAEVVAKEPDIAIEKLWHSVAIATCVPNEVNFQDFVTADDDLIISQELVDTEIIQDMVTGKNIGDAGSEDEEEEVCLPEQPKITITEAISSVQKLRQFLSTCTGVPDAIFGQLNGIDEYLMKGVTLSLTDSQITDFLQAM; encoded by the coding sequence ATGGCAAACAAGGGGAACAAGAAGCGTCGGCAGTTCTCCctggaggagaaaatgaaagttgTAGAAGCTGTTGACTCAGGCAAGAGAAAAGGTGATGTGGCAAAAGAATTTGGTATCACTCCTTCTACATTATCTACATTCTTAAAGGATCGAGccaaatttgaagaaaaagtgCGAAAGTCATCAGTTGGACCCCAGCGGAAAAGGATGAGGAATGCTTTCTATGATGACATCGATAAGGCTGTTTTTGCTTGGTTTCAAGAAATCCATGCCAAAAACATTCTTGTGACTGGTTCTGTGATTCGGAAGAAAGCACTAAACTTGGCCAACATGCTTGGCTATGACAATTTTCAAGCAAGTGTGGGTTGGTTGAACAGATTTAGAGATCGCCACGGAATTGCTTTGAAAGCTGTCTGTAGAGAGGATGGTGACAGGTTAATGAATGGTCTAGGAATAGATAAGGTTAACGAGTGGCATGCAGgggaaattataaaactaattgCTGACTACAGCCCAGATGATATCTTCAATGCTGATGAGGCAGGAGTGTTTTTCCAGTTGCTTCCCCAGCACACACTTGCTGCTAAAGGGGACCATTGTAGAGGGGGCAAGAAAGCAAAGCAGCGGTTGACAGCACTCTTTTGTTGCAATGCTTCAGGGACTGAAAAAATGAGACCATTGATTGTTGGTAGGTCAGCCAGCCCACGCTGCTTCAAGAATGTCCATTCCCTGCCTTGTGATTACCGAGCCAACCAATGGGCATGGATGACGCAGGACCTGTTTAATGAGTGGCTAATGCAAGTAGATGCCAGGATGAAGAGGGCAGAACGCCGGATCCTCCTGCTCATTGACAACTGTTCAGCTCACAACATGCTTCCACGCTTAGAAAGGATTCAGGTGGGATATCTGCCCTCAAACTGTACTGCTGTCCTGCAGCCACTGAATCTTGGAATAATTCACACCATGAAAATGCTATATAGGAGTTACCTTCTAAAACAGATCCTCCTCAAGCACACTGGTAATAAAGATCAAGAAAAAGTGGACATCAAGCAGGCCATTGACATGATTGCTGCAGCATGGTGGTCAGTCAAGCAGTCCACAGTGGTGAAATGTTGGCAGAAGGCAGGCATCATCCCTATGGAACTTACAGATTCTGGTGCAGAAGTAGTAGCCAAAGAACCAGACATTGCTATTGAAAAGTTATGGCACTCAGTGGCTATTGCCACATGTGTCCCAAATGAAGTAAATTTCCAGGACTTTGTCACTGCAGATGATGATCTCATCATCTCCCAGGAGCTGGTGGATACAGAGATCATCCAGGACATGGTGACTGGTAAAAATATTGGTGATGCTGGAAGtgaagatgaggaggaagaggttTGTTTACCAGAGCAGCCAAAAATCACCATCACAGAAGCCATCTCAAGTGTACAGAAACTTAGACAATTCCTTTCCACTTGTACAGGGGTTCCTGATGCCATTTTTGGACAGCTAAATGGAATAGATGAATATTTAATGAAAGGAGTGACACTTAGTCTTACTGATTCCCAAATTACAGATTTCCTCCAAGCAATGTAA